From Deinococcus aquaticus, one genomic window encodes:
- a CDS encoding phospho-N-acetylmuramoyl-pentapeptide-transferase — protein MMVVTALLSWFLVGLFVRVSRARGWGQKVRVDGPQTHLVKEGTPTAGGVPFVLAAALVFFPLYLTGNAGGPRELIIMLAALAMGVIGGIDDLLKIRSRMTGKGRTELLAREKFPLQFVVSLAFAYFAAPLAAHELLPSLGPVADVILLTLVMVGSVNAFNFTDGLDGLLSGVAIIVLLPLLALSPVSALLVAALLGFLWFNAHPARVFMGDMGSHAIGAVAAGAYVLYADVWLLPLAAIIPVAAVLSVVIQVASFKLRGKRVFKMSPIQHHFEHADIGWPETHVTMRFWMVTAVATAAVWWILGGRP, from the coding sequence ATGATGGTCGTCACGGCGCTGCTTTCGTGGTTCCTGGTGGGCCTGTTCGTGCGGGTCAGCCGGGCGCGTGGCTGGGGGCAGAAGGTGCGCGTGGACGGCCCGCAGACGCACCTGGTCAAGGAGGGCACGCCCACGGCGGGCGGCGTGCCGTTCGTGCTGGCCGCAGCGCTGGTGTTCTTTCCGCTGTACCTGACCGGGAATGCCGGTGGGCCGCGTGAGCTGATCATCATGCTCGCGGCGCTGGCGATGGGCGTGATCGGCGGCATCGACGACCTGCTGAAGATCCGGTCGCGCATGACCGGCAAGGGCCGCACGGAGCTGCTGGCCCGCGAGAAGTTCCCATTGCAGTTCGTGGTGTCGCTGGCGTTCGCGTACTTTGCCGCGCCGCTGGCCGCGCATGAACTGCTGCCCAGTCTGGGGCCGGTGGCCGACGTGATCCTGCTGACGCTGGTGATGGTGGGCAGCGTGAACGCCTTCAACTTCACGGACGGGCTGGACGGCCTGCTGAGCGGCGTGGCGATCATCGTACTGCTGCCGTTGCTGGCGCTGTCGCCGGTCAGCGCGCTGCTGGTCGCGGCGCTGCTGGGCTTCCTGTGGTTCAACGCGCATCCGGCGCGGGTGTTCATGGGCGACATGGGCAGTCACGCGATCGGGGCGGTCGCGGCCGGCGCGTATGTGCTGTACGCGGACGTGTGGCTGCTGCCGCTCGCGGCAATCATTCCGGTGGCGGCGGTCCTGAGCGTCGTGATTCAGGTGGCGTCGTTCAAGTTGCGTGGCAAGCGGGTGTTCAAGATGTCTCCCATTCAGCATCACTTCGAGCACGCGGATATCGGCTGGCCGGAAACGCACGTCACCATGCGCTTCTGGATGGTCACAGCCGTGGCGACGGCCGCCGTGTGGTGGATTCTCGGCGGGCGTCCTTGA